One Cucurbita pepo subsp. pepo cultivar mu-cu-16 chromosome LG07, ASM280686v2, whole genome shotgun sequence genomic region harbors:
- the LOC111799173 gene encoding pentatricopeptide repeat-containing protein At1g09900-like — protein sequence MDLTLPAKNYTDGFCLFRRHSAKIRGREVRAKQLVTSEANSLRLHVGAKGKSRFLVIPSDDSEEPISSITKHLNIVRAVSRVDTLRLQHGHLNGANSSSSASNHSQSFEGFENNNHLRLLVRNGELENGFKFLENMFFRDEIPDINACTILIRDLCKTGKIRKATRVMEILKDSRAVLDVRTYNILISGYCKSGEIGSALKLFERMSVSPDVVTYNTILRTLCGCGRLKQAMDVLDRQLQSECYPDVITYTILIEATCKESGVGKAMKLLDEMRNKGCKPDVVTYNVLIKGICKEGRLDEAIKFLNHMPSYGCQPNTITYNIILRSMCSTERWMDAEKLLADMVRKGCSPSVVTFNILINFLCRKGLLGRAIDVLEKMPRHGCIPNSLSYKPLLHGFCKEKKMDRAIEFLNIMVSRGCYPDIMTYNTLLIALCKDGKVDVAAEIVNQLRSKGCSPVLITYNTIIDGLSKVGKTEDAIRFLDEMKGKGLEPAIITYSSLVGGLSRGGKIDEAIAFFHDLEEMGVRPNAITYNAIMLGLCKVRQTNRAIDFLAYMVARDCIPTEASYMILIEGLADEGLAKEALELHNELCSRGVVKKSSVEQVMVKNSV from the coding sequence ATGGATTTAACCTTGCCTGCAAAGAATTATACAGATGGATTCTGTTTGTTTCGGCGCCACAGCGCCAAAATTCGCGGCCGTGAAGTTAGGGCCAAGCAATTGGTTACATCGGAGGCCAATTCTTTGAGGCTTCATGTAGGAGCAAAAGGAAAATCTCGCTTCCTCGTTATTCCTTCCGATGATTCCGAGGAACCGATTTCTTCGATTACTAAACATCTCAACATTGTTCGTGCGGTTTCGAGAGTCGATACGCTTAGATTACAACATGGCCATTTGAACGGCGCCAATTCCTCTTCATCTGCTTCGAATCATTCGCAGAGTTTCGAGGGATTCGAGAACAATAATCATCTTCGTCTACTGGTAAGAAATGGGGAATTAGAAAACGGGTTTAAATTTCTTGAGAATATGTTCTTTCGTGATGAAATTCCTGATATAAATGCCTGCACTATTTTGATTCGTGATTTGTGTAAGACTGGGAAGATTAGGAAGGCCACTCGGGTTatggaaattttgaaagattCGAGGGCTGTTCTTGATGTTAGAACTTACAATATTCTAATTAGTGGTTACTGTAAATCTGGTGAAATTGGCAGTGCTTTGAAACTTTTTGAACGAATGAGTGTCTCTCCTGATGTTGTTACTTACAATACGATCTTGCGAACTCTCTGTGGCTGTGGGAGGTTgaagcaagccatggatgttCTTGATAGACAGCTGCAGAGTGAGTGTTATCCTGATGTGATAACTTACACTATATTGATTGAAGCAACTTGCAAGGAAAGTGGTGTTGGGAAGGCGATgaaattgttggatgaaatgAGGAACAAAGGATGTAAGCCTGATGTTGTTACTTACAATGTTCTTATCAAAGGGATTTGCAAGGAAGGGAGGTTGGATGAAGCTATTAAGTTCTTGAATCATATGCCTTCTTATGGTTGCCAACCGAATACGATcacttataatataattttgcgTAGCATGTGTAGTACCGAGCGGTGGATGGATGCCGAGAAGCTTTTGGCCGATATGGTTCGGAAGGGATGTTCTCCTAGTGTTGTGACGTTCAATATCTTGATTAACTTCTTGTGTCGAAAGGGCTTGCTTGGTCGTGCTATCGATGTTTTGGAGAAAATGCCTCGACATGGCTGTATTCCGAATTCCTTGAGCTACAAACCGTTGCTTCATGGATTCTgtaaagagaagaagatggatcGGGCGATTGAGTTTTTGAATATCATGGTTTCGAGAGGGTGTTACCCGGATATTATGACGTATAATACTCTGTTGATAGCTTTGTGCAAAGATGGGAAGGTAGATGTTGCAGCTGAGATAGTGAATCAACTTAGAAGCAAAGGCTGCTCTCCTGTATTGATTACATACAACACTATCATTGATGGGCTCTCAAAGGTAGGCAAGACAGAAGATGCCATTAGATTTCTAGACGAGATGAAGGGAAAAGGACTCGAACCGGCTATAATTACGTACTCCTCGCTCGTCGGAGGACTGAGTAGAGGAGGAAAAATTGATGAAGCAATTGCATTTTTCCATGATTTAGAAGAAATGGGTGTGAGGCCAAATGCTATCACATACAACGCTATCATGTTAGGACTTTGTAAGGTTCGACAAACCAATCGAGCCATCGATTTCTTGGCATACATGGTTGCCCGAGACTGTATACCGACCGAGGCGTCGTACATGATTCTCATCGAAGGATTGGCCGATGAAGGACTAGCCAAGGAGGCATTGGAGTTGCATAATGAACTGTGCTCTAGAGGAGTTGTGAAGAAGAGTTCTGTGGAGCAGGTGATGGTAAAAAACTctgtttga
- the LOC111799179 gene encoding 14-3-3-like protein GF14 kappa, which translates to MAATVPDNLSREQYVYLAKLAEQAERYEEMVQFMQKLVLGSTPVSELSVEERNLLSVAYKNVIGSLRAAWRIVSSIEQKEESRKNEEHVVLVKDYRSKVESELSEVCASILKLLDSNLIPSACASESKVFYLKMKGDYHRYMAEFKAGDERKAAAEDAMLAYRDALDVAVADLAPTHPIRLGLALNFSVFYFEILNQSDKACSMAKEAFEEAIAELDTLGEESYKDSTLIMQLLRDNLTLWTSDAQDQLDES; encoded by the exons ATGGCCGCCACCGTGCCGGACAATCTCTCTCGTGAGCAATATGTGTACCTAGCTAAGCTTGCCGAGCAGGCTGAAAGATATGAGGAGATGGTTCAGTTCATGCAGAAACTTGTTCTTGGTTCAACCCCAGTCTCCGAGCTTTCTGTCGAGGAGCGAAATCTTCTCTCTGTTGCTTACAAGAACGTGATTGGCTCACTTCGAGCTGCTTGGCGGATTGTCTCTTCCATCGAGCAGAAGGAGGAGAGCCGTAAGAATGAAGAGCATGTTGTTCTTGTTAAGGATTATAGATCAAAGGTTGAGTCTGAGCTTTCCGAGGTCTGTGCTAGTATTTTGAAGCTTTTGGACTCGAATCTAATTCCATCGGCATGTGCTAGTGAGTCTAAGGTCTTCTACTTGAAGATGAAAGGGGATTATCATAGGTATATGGCGGAGTTTAAGGCTGGGGATGAGAGGAAAGCTGCTGCTGAGGATGCTATGCTGGCTTATAGGGATGCTCTG GATGTCGCAGTTGCGGATCTTGCACCCACTCATCCGATAAGGCTGGGTCTGGCACTCAATTTCTCTGTGTTTTACTTCGAGATTCTGAATCAGTCCGATAAAGCATGTAGCATGGCCAAGGAG GCATTTGAGGAAGCCATCGCTGAGCTGGACACTTTGGGTGAAGAATCATACAAGGACAGCACCCTCATCATGCAGCTGTTGAGGGACAACCTCACGCTCTGGACTTCAGATGCGCAG GACCAGTTAGACGAGTCGTAG